A window from Neobacillus sp. PS3-40 encodes these proteins:
- a CDS encoding OmpL47-type beta-barrel domain-containing protein: MSGTAGKVVLLNTTTAATGTTPAGAIDFVGFGTATTFEGSGATKAPSNTTSAQRRPYDNTDPATGKGNAWDTNDNAADFYVGPVTTPRNTASPTEAPMVPVTSLQPKGTNIQFSQNSNDITVTGLAGAAEPGSTINVYESASKGTALGTATATADGSFDISFTSDKVLASVFVSAKQDTLNESATIQINVAASSQTVVQDKLSYVVANGVGTLIGGAGATVANAIINVYPNDTANAAERLNSQTITAGSGGDFSVTINNAPNTVYVTQITNSAKGIMLESVPVSVTKADTTVITKLNEVRAYDNNGQPINLNQFYTIEGVATVDNQILGTQKQNFYLQDNTAGIDIFSTTLDTPFKVTKGDKLRVTGKVLIYNGLTEFEPTSIEKKSEGNPIPVAKNLTILESTTFATAEPLEGSLVTVTGQVTTTASTPPNYNVTFVDENNKATTLRILSPTGIVPDTDLVVGKSYTVTGVLGQYTTNKTLLTSGYQIYPRDKKDIAPILQITHTPLTQVYKGANVQFEANADGAETVTLYYRATGKTDFTALPMVIGSEGRYTVTLDAANVPQNGFDYYIEAKAGAQTKQAGSSASPFSVTLIDDTLGPDFSGETPQDKSKIETPHPEISVLINDPSGVDAASVQLWLDGNELKAPDATISKTQVKYTPTDDMVLGTHTVKVSAKDARGNSNVKEWTFEIVPRFTGGNHYRGTTHNHTSISHDATGNPEDALKAAEEHHYDFFSFSDHSHDIDPSLLGQDTVVNQKGMQERKGGEQWQLTKDLAKQYTQNGSFVVFPAFEMTATTWGHSNVFGTENFIDRNINGKQYQDLSQYYAWVMTYDDVVAQFNHPDMSANAFNNFKPYDKNLDKLFTMLEVGNGSGHYGYANAEGKFYSALDLGWHVAPTYGEDNHDGTWGQTNARTVIVANDLSQESLLHSMRNMRVYMEEDPNFNLDVLANGYYMGSTVDTKNLKFAISGSDLVAEAHNDSDYKYLPTTYKSDDRIAKVELISNGGKVVDSYSPMTKDFNWAPSYTVTSGQQWFVVKVTQMDGERIYSSPIWSKEQSVDVKVNGIDIDAGVIIDGNPASLKATIANNGMETVNNLKVDFYYDEVNQDHFIGTSDISSILSKSSATAAATWKTPIKGDHKLIVVVTSKDGLDIGDVQYTLQVKIKESLGIKVLIDAKHGNENTSADSGTYKDNLKAFTLELQKEGYTVAENKVTITDEVLSNVKVLVFTNARTALTDAERAAVAKFVTNGGSLLMTAKSNNSADPTINNPLLSDIGTNIRIGNDGVFDLSKSGNFWGDPAVSPYAVRVHPGLVPSHITDRVAFVDYYSGVSLSGANNQALTQGGNVTILAKGNETTYQGNIKGGYTYDSVSDDNGGSAIPLIASDEIGTGRIIVSGMNFFNDKQMDESYEPKGNDELALNAINWLADRETNVSKISDARKLADDTDVVVEGTVTTAAGVFFDAFYLQDDTNGIMAYLEVPDGSLKAGDKVRVYGHLKTFENNKELEFTSFAKDVIKLSSGDPVQPKEVATGEATTNANKGLLVKVKGKVVSQFDDNSYVINDGSGDLLVFTDGYIVNQSGPVPVLKAGDTLEAVGLSGSFAQGERIRVRDTKELVGIPDTTAPVTTVDLNPINSTGKNGWYTSDVTVSLTATDDMSGVKTTQYQINGNGWSDYTAPIQLTTDGVFTIEYRSEDFRGNVEIAKSLEVKIDKIAPTLKVTVDQPILSVPNHKMVDIKAFLEASDSTSGIDSVVLESITVNEENANPSDVQGASYGTNDMIFSLRAERNGYGDGRIYTITYLATDKAGNSIRGTATVTIPKGNSGK, from the coding sequence ATGTCAGGTACTGCTGGAAAAGTAGTTTTATTAAATACCACAACAGCAGCTACTGGAACAACACCAGCGGGAGCGATTGATTTTGTTGGATTTGGAACTGCAACAACTTTTGAGGGTTCTGGTGCAACAAAGGCTCCATCAAATACAACCAGTGCTCAACGTAGGCCATATGATAATACTGATCCAGCTACCGGCAAAGGGAACGCATGGGATACAAATGATAACGCAGCAGACTTCTATGTAGGACCAGTTACTACACCAAGAAATACGGCAAGCCCAACGGAAGCTCCAATGGTTCCAGTTACTAGCTTGCAGCCAAAAGGAACTAATATCCAATTTTCACAAAATAGTAATGATATAACTGTAACAGGTTTGGCAGGTGCAGCTGAACCAGGTTCAACTATCAATGTTTATGAAAGCGCATCCAAAGGAACTGCTCTTGGAACTGCTACCGCTACAGCAGATGGCTCATTTGATATCAGCTTTACTTCTGATAAAGTACTAGCATCTGTATTTGTTTCTGCTAAGCAGGATACTTTGAATGAAAGTGCAACGATCCAAATTAACGTTGCTGCTTCAAGCCAAACGGTTGTACAAGACAAACTAAGCTATGTTGTTGCCAATGGTGTTGGTACTTTAATCGGTGGAGCAGGAGCAACAGTTGCAAATGCTATTATTAATGTTTACCCAAATGATACGGCAAATGCAGCAGAAAGATTAAATAGCCAAACTATCACAGCAGGTAGTGGAGGAGATTTTTCAGTTACGATTAACAATGCTCCTAATACTGTTTATGTAACACAGATTACAAACTCAGCAAAAGGAATCATGTTAGAAAGTGTTCCCGTATCCGTTACAAAAGCGGATACAACTGTTATTACAAAGCTTAATGAGGTTCGAGCTTATGATAATAATGGGCAGCCAATAAATCTCAACCAGTTCTATACCATTGAAGGTGTTGCGACGGTTGACAATCAAATTCTTGGAACACAAAAACAAAATTTCTATTTACAGGATAATACTGCAGGAATAGACATTTTTAGTACTACTTTAGATACTCCTTTCAAGGTCACTAAAGGTGATAAATTACGTGTAACCGGTAAAGTACTTATTTACAACGGTTTAACAGAATTCGAGCCCACTTCTATCGAAAAAAAGAGTGAAGGCAATCCAATACCAGTAGCTAAAAATCTTACCATTCTGGAGTCAACTACCTTTGCAACAGCAGAACCACTTGAAGGGAGCCTTGTAACGGTTACTGGTCAGGTTACAACAACAGCAAGTACACCTCCAAATTATAATGTAACTTTTGTTGATGAAAACAATAAAGCAACAACCTTACGGATACTAAGTCCTACAGGCATTGTTCCAGACACAGACCTTGTTGTAGGGAAAAGCTACACAGTGACTGGAGTATTGGGACAATATACAACTAACAAAACACTACTTACTTCTGGATATCAAATTTATCCTCGTGATAAAAAAGATATTGCACCAATTCTTCAAATTACACATACTCCTTTAACGCAGGTTTACAAAGGAGCGAATGTACAATTTGAAGCAAACGCTGATGGTGCCGAAACTGTTACTTTGTACTATAGAGCGACAGGTAAAACTGATTTTACTGCTTTACCTATGGTTATAGGCAGTGAAGGGCGTTACACGGTCACATTAGACGCAGCAAATGTACCTCAAAACGGCTTCGACTATTATATTGAAGCAAAAGCAGGTGCACAAACTAAACAAGCAGGGTCAAGTGCATCTCCATTTTCGGTTACCTTAATAGACGATACTTTAGGACCGGACTTTAGTGGTGAAACACCTCAAGATAAATCGAAGATAGAGACTCCACACCCTGAAATTTCTGTTTTAATTAATGATCCAAGTGGTGTTGATGCAGCTTCTGTGCAGCTGTGGCTTGATGGAAACGAACTTAAGGCTCCAGATGCCACAATTAGTAAAACACAAGTAAAGTATACACCTACGGATGACATGGTACTTGGCACACATACTGTCAAGGTATCGGCAAAAGACGCTAGAGGGAACAGCAATGTAAAAGAGTGGACATTTGAAATAGTACCTCGCTTTACTGGAGGAAATCACTACCGTGGTACTACACATAACCATACTAGCATTTCGCATGATGCTACAGGAAATCCGGAAGATGCTTTAAAAGCAGCAGAAGAACACCATTACGATTTCTTTTCTTTCTCAGACCATTCACATGACATTGACCCATCATTACTTGGTCAAGATACTGTGGTAAATCAAAAAGGTATGCAAGAACGTAAAGGTGGAGAGCAGTGGCAATTAACAAAAGACCTTGCAAAACAATATACACAAAATGGTTCGTTTGTTGTATTCCCTGCCTTTGAAATGACTGCTACTACTTGGGGGCATTCCAATGTTTTCGGAACCGAGAATTTCATCGACCGAAACATTAATGGGAAGCAATACCAAGATTTAAGCCAGTATTATGCATGGGTTATGACGTATGATGATGTCGTTGCCCAATTCAATCATCCAGATATGTCTGCAAATGCATTTAATAATTTTAAACCGTATGACAAAAATCTGGATAAATTATTTACGATGTTAGAAGTTGGTAATGGTTCAGGCCATTATGGATATGCAAATGCTGAAGGTAAATTTTATTCTGCATTAGATCTGGGCTGGCATGTTGCACCAACGTATGGTGAGGATAACCATGATGGAACATGGGGTCAAACCAATGCTCGTACAGTTATTGTTGCTAATGATTTATCTCAAGAATCCTTGCTACACTCTATGCGAAATATGCGTGTGTACATGGAAGAGGATCCAAACTTCAATTTGGATGTATTAGCAAATGGTTACTATATGGGTTCGACTGTTGATACAAAGAACTTAAAGTTTGCTATTTCCGGAAGTGACCTAGTCGCCGAAGCACATAATGACAGCGATTATAAATATCTTCCAACAACTTATAAATCAGATGACAGAATTGCTAAAGTGGAATTAATTTCAAATGGTGGAAAAGTGGTTGATTCTTATTCACCAATGACAAAGGATTTTAATTGGGCACCATCTTATACCGTAACAAGTGGCCAGCAATGGTTTGTTGTTAAAGTTACCCAAATGGATGGCGAACGGATTTATTCTTCACCAATCTGGTCGAAGGAACAATCAGTTGATGTAAAAGTCAACGGAATTGATATCGATGCTGGTGTAATTATTGACGGCAATCCAGCTTCATTAAAAGCGACTATTGCTAATAATGGAATGGAGACAGTTAATAATCTTAAAGTCGATTTCTATTATGATGAAGTGAATCAAGATCATTTTATTGGAACAAGCGATATCTCTTCTATTTTAAGTAAAAGCTCAGCAACTGCTGCAGCTACTTGGAAAACTCCAATAAAAGGTGATCACAAATTAATCGTGGTAGTAACCTCAAAGGATGGCCTTGATATTGGTGATGTTCAATATACGTTACAAGTAAAAATTAAAGAATCACTTGGTATAAAAGTTCTGATTGATGCTAAACACGGAAACGAAAATACAAGTGCTGACAGCGGAACGTACAAAGACAACTTAAAAGCCTTTACGCTTGAACTTCAAAAAGAAGGATATACGGTTGCTGAAAATAAAGTAACTATTACTGATGAAGTGTTAAGCAATGTAAAAGTGTTAGTCTTTACAAATGCAAGAACTGCACTAACTGATGCGGAAAGAGCAGCGGTCGCTAAATTTGTGACAAATGGTGGTTCATTGTTGATGACTGCTAAGAGTAACAACAGTGCTGATCCAACAATAAATAACCCGTTGTTAAGCGACATTGGAACGAATATTCGAATCGGAAATGATGGAGTATTTGACTTAAGTAAGAGTGGTAATTTCTGGGGTGATCCAGCTGTTAGTCCCTATGCAGTCAGAGTACATCCGGGATTAGTACCAAGCCATATTACTGATCGCGTTGCGTTCGTTGATTATTATAGTGGTGTCAGCTTGTCAGGTGCTAATAATCAGGCTCTTACACAAGGTGGTAATGTCACAATCCTTGCAAAAGGAAATGAAACAACGTACCAGGGTAATATTAAAGGTGGATACACGTATGACAGTGTTTCTGATGATAATGGTGGTTCTGCTATTCCATTAATTGCCTCTGATGAAATCGGAACAGGACGTATCATTGTTTCAGGTATGAACTTCTTTAATGATAAACAGATGGATGAATCATATGAACCAAAAGGGAATGATGAACTAGCTTTAAATGCTATTAACTGGTTAGCAGATCGGGAGACGAACGTTTCTAAGATTTCCGATGCACGCAAACTAGCAGATGATACAGATGTTGTAGTGGAAGGAACTGTAACCACTGCTGCAGGCGTATTCTTTGATGCGTTCTACCTACAAGATGATACGAATGGTATTATGGCTTATCTTGAAGTTCCAGACGGTTCACTAAAAGCCGGAGATAAGGTTCGGGTATATGGTCATCTTAAGACGTTTGAAAATAACAAAGAATTAGAGTTTACAAGTTTTGCTAAAGATGTTATTAAACTCAGTTCAGGTGATCCTGTTCAGCCAAAAGAGGTAGCAACTGGGGAAGCTACAACGAATGCTAACAAAGGTTTACTTGTTAAGGTGAAAGGGAAAGTAGTGTCTCAATTTGATGATAACTCCTATGTCATCAATGACGGCTCAGGTGATTTGTTAGTATTTACTGACGGATACATTGTTAACCAAAGTGGTCCAGTTCCAGTCCTGAAGGCAGGAGATACTCTTGAAGCAGTCGGATTGTCCGGTTCTTTTGCGCAGGGTGAACGTATCCGTGTTAGAGATACAAAAGAATTAGTTGGAATTCCAGATACTACAGCACCTGTCACAACAGTTGATTTAAATCCAATCAATTCAACTGGAAAAAATGGGTGGTATACATCTGATGTTACTGTCAGCCTCACAGCGACAGATGATATGTCTGGTGTTAAAACAACCCAATATCAAATCAACGGTAATGGATGGTCTGATTACACAGCACCAATCCAGTTGACTACTGATGGTGTATTCACTATCGAATATCGAAGTGAAGATTTCAGAGGTAATGTTGAAATTGCGAAGTCACTTGAAGTGAAAATCGATAAAATAGCACCAACTTTGAAGGTTACTGTTGACCAGCCTATTCTTTCTGTACCAAACCATAAGATGGTAGATATCAAAGCATTCCTTGAAGCTAGTGATTCGACATCAGGAATTGATTCCGTTGTATTAGAATCCATAACTGTAAATGAAGAAAATGCTAACCCAAGTGATGTCCAAGGTGCATCCTATGGAACAAATGACATGATATTCAGTCTTCGTGCCGAGAGAAACGGTTATGGGGATGGACGTATCTATACAATTACCTATCTTGCAACAGATAAAGCTGGAAATAGTATAAGAGGGACTGCAACAGTAACGATACCAAAAGGGAACTCAGGCAAATAA
- a CDS encoding DUF475 domain-containing protein, giving the protein MEFLQEIVNNYRAFFSLEAFENVVFNPASWGVIGTLIILEGLLSADNALVLAVMVKHLPKDQRKKALFYGIFGAYFFRVVVIGIGISLIHIAWIKIVCGHYLLWIVFQNLLQKNDQEDGVQNKKMAFWKTVLTVELMDISFSFDSVIAAFGVSNQVWVLFLGGVLGILMMRGVANLFLALIEKVPEFETTAFVLIAIIGVKMILSAFGFHMDEMVFFTVIITIFLGTFIVHLFRKGYKTTV; this is encoded by the coding sequence ATGGAGTTCCTACAAGAAATAGTGAATAATTATCGCGCTTTTTTTTCATTAGAAGCTTTTGAAAATGTAGTTTTTAATCCTGCTAGTTGGGGAGTTATTGGAACTCTTATTATCCTTGAAGGATTATTATCTGCTGATAACGCTTTGGTTTTAGCGGTGATGGTGAAGCATCTACCAAAGGACCAACGAAAGAAAGCACTTTTCTATGGAATTTTTGGTGCTTATTTTTTCCGCGTTGTTGTGATTGGAATAGGAATTTCTTTAATTCATATTGCCTGGATTAAAATAGTCTGTGGTCATTATCTACTTTGGATTGTTTTTCAGAACTTACTTCAGAAAAATGATCAAGAAGATGGGGTCCAAAATAAAAAAATGGCCTTTTGGAAAACAGTGTTAACAGTGGAGTTAATGGACATTTCGTTTAGCTTTGACAGTGTGATTGCAGCATTTGGAGTTTCAAATCAAGTATGGGTCCTATTCTTAGGAGGGGTACTAGGTATTCTAATGATGAGAGGTGTCGCAAATTTATTCTTGGCATTGATTGAAAAAGTACCAGAATTTGAAACAACGGCGTTTGTTTTAATTGCCATTATCGGAGTAAAAATGATCCTTTCTGCTTTCGGCTTTCATATGGATGAAATGGTATTCTTCACCGTAATAATCACGATTTTCTTAGGAACATTTATTGTTCATTTATTTAGAAAAGGGTATAAAACAACTGTATAA
- a CDS encoding DUF2062 domain-containing protein, producing the protein MSIKHKKYNFFQRLGRAFRYNFIKLFRSPGGAKKVSLGFSLGFGLEMLVLSTAGLIYILFIPIVRISKGSLPAAIIGNVIGKLSFLPVILLPFAKKVGKIIYPMTVRIGHNAPFSLQNLMHGDFSGLIGILHGGIHLLIGMTALGIVLGLTSYFIVHYFYEKTKENRLTRIREKHALRKKNLNNNLT; encoded by the coding sequence ATGAGTATAAAACATAAAAAGTATAATTTTTTTCAACGACTAGGACGTGCTTTTAGGTACAATTTTATTAAGCTTTTTCGATCTCCTGGAGGAGCCAAAAAGGTATCCTTGGGATTTTCCCTTGGTTTTGGCTTAGAAATGCTGGTTCTTTCAACCGCTGGACTAATTTATATATTGTTTATACCAATTGTACGTATATCCAAAGGCTCATTACCTGCTGCAATCATCGGAAATGTTATTGGAAAACTATCCTTTCTTCCCGTTATTCTTTTACCTTTTGCTAAAAAGGTTGGGAAAATAATCTACCCAATGACAGTTAGAATAGGTCACAATGCTCCTTTTTCTTTACAGAATTTAATGCACGGTGATTTTAGTGGCTTAATTGGTATTCTTCATGGAGGAATACATCTTTTAATAGGAATGACTGCTTTAGGAATTGTACTTGGTTTGACTTCATACTTTATAGTTCATTATTTCTATGAAAAAACAAAAGAAAATAGATTAACAAGAATTCGTGAAAAACATGCGTTACGTAAAAAGAACCTCAATAATAATTTAACATGA
- a CDS encoding CcdC protein domain-containing protein — translation MLIIIKVILRKDGNKMMGKKQPIKKGGFGIIVPFLLVLVLFSLSITQLMHIPGKPFHLPAYWEMLIASLLGILFGGIMLSQTSYEIREDGYIYSKPNKNFKFVIIAIIIIRVSLSQYFKNIDTIDFTILTMALAFFYVSIWRIGSYIKFRRLYIGNLAADSRS, via the coding sequence ATGTTAATCATAATAAAAGTGATCCTTAGAAAGGATGGAAATAAAATGATGGGAAAAAAGCAACCAATTAAAAAGGGAGGCTTTGGAATTATTGTTCCATTTTTACTTGTTCTTGTATTATTTTCATTGAGTATCACCCAGCTGATGCACATACCAGGTAAACCGTTTCATCTACCAGCCTATTGGGAAATGTTAATTGCAAGTTTACTTGGAATATTGTTTGGGGGAATCATGCTTTCACAAACATCCTATGAAATTCGAGAGGATGGCTATATTTATTCAAAGCCGAATAAAAATTTTAAATTTGTTATTATTGCTATTATCATAATTCGAGTTTCCTTAAGCCAATACTTTAAAAATATTGATACAATTGATTTTACTATTCTAACAATGGCATTGGCCTTTTTTTATGTTAGTATTTGGCGAATTGGAAGTTATATTAAATTTCGCAGGCTTTATATTGGTAATCTAGCAGCGGATAGCAGATCATAA
- a CDS encoding AIM24 family protein, producing MSRYSIHEFIKKTEQEDKGEGLFELETPRMLEVNLDGQVWAKAGSMVAYNGQIKFVREGILENGLGTAFKKALSGEGASLMKANGQGKLYLADEGKKIIILHLQNEAIYVNGNDLLAFEPTIKWDIKMMKRIAGMMAGGLFNVRCEGTGMIAITTHHEPLTLLVSPGKPVITDPNATVAWSGNLQPELQTDISLKTFLGRGSGESIQMKFEGDGFVVVQPYEEVKMKEKG from the coding sequence TTGAGCAGATACTCGATTCATGAATTTATTAAAAAAACAGAGCAAGAGGATAAAGGCGAGGGCTTATTCGAATTGGAGACTCCTCGAATGCTTGAAGTCAACCTGGATGGTCAAGTTTGGGCCAAAGCAGGTTCGATGGTTGCCTATAATGGTCAAATCAAATTCGTCAGGGAGGGTATTTTAGAGAATGGTCTCGGAACAGCGTTCAAGAAGGCGTTATCTGGAGAAGGGGCTTCCTTAATGAAGGCTAATGGCCAAGGGAAATTATATCTTGCGGATGAAGGTAAAAAGATCATTATCTTACATTTACAAAATGAAGCTATATATGTTAATGGTAACGATCTTCTCGCATTTGAACCAACAATAAAATGGGATATTAAAATGATGAAACGGATTGCCGGGATGATGGCGGGTGGATTATTTAATGTACGATGTGAAGGAACTGGAATGATTGCCATTACCACACATCATGAACCCCTTACACTATTGGTTTCACCAGGAAAACCTGTAATTACTGATCCAAACGCAACTGTGGCTTGGTCTGGGAACCTGCAACCTGAGTTACAAACGGATATTAGTTTGAAAACATTCCTTGGAAGAGGAAGCGGCGAATCTATTCAAATGAAATTTGAAGGAGATGGGTTTGTTGTCGTACAGCCTTACGAAGAGGTCAAAATGAAGGAAAAAGGATAA
- a CDS encoding IclR family transcriptional regulator — MSVKSAERVLKVFELLAQHQEGLTIKSVSEFLSIPQSSTSGLIETMFLEGFLTVDSSKRYRLGPKLIHLGHVALDSLDISTQGIPFLKDLMEDVQETVFMAILADSELAYVAKINSKRSIRTTAQPGLSKPLYCTGLGKTFLTFLPEEVRDELLSKLELKPITPKTITSVETLKDQLKSFAEMGYSIDDEENEEGLICFAAPVFGADRIIHAAISIAGPKERMVKQKDFIVGKLLETSRKIANSIGYK; from the coding sequence ATGTCTGTGAAATCAGCAGAACGTGTGCTAAAGGTGTTTGAGTTACTTGCTCAGCACCAAGAGGGACTAACGATAAAGAGTGTAAGTGAATTTCTTTCAATTCCACAAAGCAGTACTTCCGGTTTGATTGAAACGATGTTTTTGGAAGGCTTCTTAACTGTTGACTCCTCTAAAAGATACAGGCTCGGCCCAAAACTTATTCATCTCGGTCATGTTGCATTGGATTCTTTGGATATATCTACACAAGGAATTCCTTTTCTTAAGGATTTAATGGAAGATGTTCAAGAAACAGTATTTATGGCGATACTAGCAGATTCAGAACTTGCGTATGTTGCAAAGATTAATAGTAAACGGTCAATAAGGACAACCGCTCAACCTGGCCTAAGTAAGCCTTTATACTGTACTGGTTTAGGAAAAACATTTTTAACCTTTCTGCCAGAAGAAGTGAGAGATGAGCTCTTGAGCAAATTAGAGCTAAAACCAATTACTCCAAAGACCATCACAAGTGTAGAGACACTTAAAGATCAGTTAAAATCATTTGCTGAAATGGGTTATTCAATTGATGACGAGGAAAATGAAGAAGGTTTAATTTGTTTTGCTGCTCCGGTATTTGGCGCAGATCGAATCATTCATGCTGCAATCAGTATAGCTGGCCCTAAAGAAAGAATGGTAAAACAAAAGGATTTTATCGTTGGAAAATTGCTTGAGACTTCTAGGAAAATAGCTAATAGTATTGGCTACAAATAA
- the uxuA gene encoding mannonate dehydratase has translation MKMTFRWFGTGDLVTLSNIRQIPGVTGIVSAIYDIPVGEAWPYEKIIKLKTQIEEFGMTLDVIESVPVHEDIKLGLDTRDQYINNYKTTIKNLGKAGIPVVCYNFMPVFDWTRSSLEYELPDGSTCLRYDEEIVTKMNPLSGELSLPGWDASYQKEDLQNLLEQYKTVSEEDLWRNLAYFIHEIMPIAEESNVKMAIHPDDPPWSIFGLPRIITNKENIDRFLELYNSANNGVCICSGSLGANSDNDIPELVRYFGKKQRINFMHMRNIKINGKKSFQESAHLSKEGSLDMYEIIRALREFNYNGPVRPDHGRMIWGETGRPGYGLFDRALGATYLNGLWEAVNKEWYR, from the coding sequence TTGAAGATGACATTTCGTTGGTTTGGTACTGGTGATTTAGTAACCTTATCAAACATTCGTCAAATTCCAGGAGTTACAGGAATAGTATCTGCTATTTATGATATTCCTGTGGGTGAAGCATGGCCTTATGAAAAAATAATCAAACTCAAAACGCAGATTGAAGAATTTGGAATGACCTTGGATGTAATTGAAAGTGTTCCCGTTCATGAGGATATCAAATTAGGCCTTGATACTCGAGATCAGTATATTAATAATTACAAAACAACAATTAAGAACCTAGGAAAAGCAGGCATTCCAGTAGTTTGCTATAACTTTATGCCGGTCTTTGACTGGACAAGATCTTCATTAGAATATGAGCTTCCAGATGGATCAACGTGCTTACGTTATGATGAAGAAATAGTTACTAAAATGAATCCTTTATCTGGAGAGCTTTCTCTTCCAGGCTGGGATGCAAGCTACCAGAAAGAAGATCTGCAAAATCTATTAGAACAGTATAAAACTGTTTCTGAGGAAGATTTATGGAGAAATTTAGCCTATTTTATTCATGAAATCATGCCAATCGCTGAAGAATCCAATGTAAAAATGGCTATTCATCCAGATGATCCACCATGGTCTATTTTCGGTTTGCCTCGAATTATCACAAATAAAGAAAATATCGATCGATTTTTAGAACTTTATAATAGTGCTAACAATGGGGTATGTATATGCAGTGGTTCATTAGGAGCAAACTCTGATAACGACATCCCTGAACTGGTTCGATATTTTGGTAAGAAACAACGTATTAACTTTATGCATATGCGTAATATCAAGATTAACGGGAAGAAATCATTCCAGGAGTCTGCTCATCTATCAAAAGAGGGTTCATTAGATATGTATGAGATAATTCGTGCTCTCCGTGAATTCAATTACAATGGTCCAGTGCGCCCAGATCATGGTCGAATGATTTGGGGTGAAACAGGGAGACCAGGTTATGGACTTTTTGACCGGGCACTTGGTGCAACATATCTTAATGGGTTATGGGAAGCTGTAAACAAGGAATGGTATCGCTAG